From Nostoc sp. KVJ3, the proteins below share one genomic window:
- a CDS encoding site-specific integrase: MQVLGKGNKRRCCYFSDGAAEALSKFILYERHNTVDALFTAQQPVTKVVSRISYRTVHEYWRELISIYPELVGVRIHDLRHTFATERVGLMGIEELRALMGHENIQKLYVTKKLRLLGRKKLHVRL; this comes from the coding sequence ATTCAAGTACTTGGTAAAGGTAACAAACGGCGTTGTTGTTATTTTAGTGATGGGGCTGCCGAGGCATTAAGTAAATTTATCTTATATGAGCGCCACAATACCGTAGATGCACTCTTCACAGCACAACAGCCAGTGACTAAAGTTGTTAGTAGAATTAGCTATCGCACTGTGCATGAATATTGGCGAGAGTTAATAAGTATATATCCGGAGCTAGTCGGAGTCAGAATCCACGATTTACGGCATACTTTTGCTACTGAGCGTGTTGGGCTAATGGGTATTGAGGAATTGCGGGCACTGATGGGGCATGAGAATATTCAAAAACTCTACGTTACCAAAAAGTTACGTCTGCTAGGGCGGAAGAAGTTGCACGTCAGGCTTTAA
- a CDS encoding helix-turn-helix domain-containing protein encodes MDTLKTPMPQEPIGDYIKRLRVELKMSQNQLAHQAGIHLHTYGKIERGITTRLNHKTRRGLARAYRYQLST; translated from the coding sequence ATGGATACTTTGAAGACACCCATGCCACAGGAACCGATTGGCGACTACATTAAGCGGTTGCGTGTGGAATTAAAGATGAGTCAAAATCAGCTAGCTCATCAGGCTGGTATTCACCTGCATACATACGGAAAAATAGAACGGGGGATCACGACGAGATTAAATCACAAAACCCGTCGGGGGCTAGCTAGGGCTTATCGATACCAATTGAGTACTTAG
- a CDS encoding phage integrase N-terminal SAM-like domain-containing protein: MTVTLATVITEFLSRPDLAKSTRRTYELVLKPILGEYGIWEIEIIGKQTLIEYLRSLDDCSYTTHRKYQAILQSLFNFAVEQGYIKFNPINGLKQRQPNPDRGEHKTDSVVRYLTPEQLNILYYSVKSDLRMNAIVHLLHRSGCRISELLALNIDDVNQDLYKFKYLVKVTNGVVVILVMGLPRH; the protein is encoded by the coding sequence TTGACTGTTACTTTAGCCACTGTTATTACTGAGTTTTTGTCACGCCCGGATTTAGCTAAAAGTACCAGACGTACTTATGAATTGGTGTTGAAACCAATACTTGGAGAATACGGTATTTGGGAGATTGAGATTATCGGTAAGCAGACTTTAATTGAGTATTTAAGAAGTTTGGATGATTGCAGCTATACAACTCATCGCAAGTACCAAGCAATACTACAAAGTTTGTTTAATTTCGCTGTGGAGCAAGGTTATATTAAGTTTAATCCCATTAATGGTTTAAAACAGCGTCAACCAAATCCTGATAGGGGAGAACATAAAACTGATTCTGTAGTAAGATATTTAACACCTGAACAGTTAAATATCCTTTATTATTCTGTTAAATCTGACCTACGTATGAATGCTATAGTGCATCTTCTACATCGCTCAGGTTGCCGTATATCAGAGCTTTTAGCGTTAAATATAGATGATGTTAACCAAGACTTATATAAATTCAAGTACTTGGTAAAGGTAACAAACGGCGTTGTTGTTATTTTAGTGATGGGGCTGCCGAGGCATTAA